One Nicotiana sylvestris chromosome 12, ASM39365v2, whole genome shotgun sequence genomic window carries:
- the LOC138884159 gene encoding uncharacterized protein isoform X2: protein MIVEEVCNNEVAQSRDNLQSSGGYFGAILAEHVSAERVWPDLNLSPRANEERENDFSPTLHNPQDDWGYRPDMNFTSYEPTPSWNMRSFGELDHGGPSGSHHQQDNVHNGMSTHYDFENEQLDGLVLTQLP from the exons ATGATT GTTGAAGAAGTTTGCAATAATGAGGTTGCGCAAAGCAGGGATAACCTTCAATCATCAGGTGGTTATTTTGGAGCAATTTTAGCCGAACATGTCTCGGCTGAAAGAGTGTGGCcggatctaaacttatctccacgGGCAAATGAGGAGCGAGAAAATGATTTCTCTCCTACTTtacataatccacaagacgactg GGGGTACCGtccagatatgaattttacaagttatgaacccACGcccagttggaatatgcgtagttttgGTGAgttggatcatggtggtccatccgggagtcatcaccaacaggaTAATGTCCATAATGGAATGTcaacacattacgactt tgaaaacgagcaacttgatggtctTGTCCTCACTCAGTTGCCgtag
- the LOC138884159 gene encoding uncharacterized protein isoform X1 has translation MLEIYVKVEEVCNNEVAQSRDNLQSSGGYFGAILAEHVSAERVWPDLNLSPRANEERENDFSPTLHNPQDDWGYRPDMNFTSYEPTPSWNMRSFGELDHGGPSGSHHQQDNVHNGMSTHYDFENEQLDGLVLTQLP, from the exons ATGTTGGAAATTTACGTGAAGGTTGAAGAAGTTTGCAATAATGAGGTTGCGCAAAGCAGGGATAACCTTCAATCATCAGGTGGTTATTTTGGAGCAATTTTAGCCGAACATGTCTCGGCTGAAAGAGTGTGGCcggatctaaacttatctccacgGGCAAATGAGGAGCGAGAAAATGATTTCTCTCCTACTTtacataatccacaagacgactg GGGGTACCGtccagatatgaattttacaagttatgaacccACGcccagttggaatatgcgtagttttgGTGAgttggatcatggtggtccatccgggagtcatcaccaacaggaTAATGTCCATAATGGAATGTcaacacattacgactt tgaaaacgagcaacttgatggtctTGTCCTCACTCAGTTGCCgtag